Proteins co-encoded in one Artemia franciscana unplaced genomic scaffold, ASM3288406v1 Scaffold_4910, whole genome shotgun sequence genomic window:
- the LOC136043355 gene encoding eukaryotic translation initiation factor 4 gamma 3-like — MEVDTEERLSAIVQIFFDKAVDEPIYAPKYAELCKLMFEKEVPSASGTGKVSFRKLLLYRCQATFEKEKKDEEEIVFKQKALQETDTEEKKKELQMKLNERIAKTI; from the exons ATGGAGGTTGATACAGAGGAAAGATTAAGTGCTATAGTTCAAATCTTCTTTGACAAG GCCGTTGATGAGCCAATTTATGCTCCCAAATATGCTGAACTGTGTAAATTGATGTTTGAGAAAGAAGTGCCCTCGGCTAGTGGAACTGGGAAAGTCAGTTTCCGAAAACTTCTTCTCTACAGATGTCAGGCGACTTTcgaaaaggagaaaaaggacGAAGAAGAAATTGTATTTAAACAGAAAGCTTTACAAGAAACCgatacagaagaaaaaaagaaagaattacaAATGAAATTAAACGAGAGGATAgcaaaaacaattc